A region of the Candidatus Cloacimonadota bacterium genome:
TATTACTGACGATGAAACGATCGCAACTGCTTTTATTAAATATGATACCGGTACAGGAAATCAGAATATCACTATGTATGATGATGGACAACACGGAGACTCAGGAGCAAATGATAATATTTACGGAGGTTATATTCCTCAACTCCCATCAGGAACTTCGGTCAATTATTATCTTGAAGCAACCGATGATATGTCTGCCGTCTCAACCTATCCCGAAAATGCTCCTGACTTAACTTTTCAATATGTTGTTGATTATGATCCTCCTCAAATTTTCATTAATGAATTTATGGCAGATAATGAATCTTTTATAACCGATCCACAAGAAGAATACGAGGATTGGATCGAAATTTATAATGCTTCCGAAGAACCAATTGATATCGGAGGCTTATATTTTACCGACAACTTTTCAAATCCGACAGATTGGTGGAAAATCCCGGAATCTTATCCTGATTCAACAACTATCCAGCCTGGAAATTTTCTCCTGCTCTGGGCTGATAATGACTCCGAA
Encoded here:
- a CDS encoding T9SS type A sorting domain-containing protein, which produces ITDDETIATAFIKYDTGTGNQNITMYDDGQHGDSGANDNIYGGYIPQLPSGTSVNYYLEATDDMSAVSTYPENAPDLTFQYVVDYDPPQIFINEFMADNESFITDPQEEYEDWIEIYNASEEPIDIGGLYFTDNFSNPTDWWKIPESYPDSTTIQPGNFLLLWADNDSEDGILHLEFKLAGAGEEIGLFAFYGTTPIDTLTFGLQTTDISFGRFPDGSENWIFMNYPSPGSSNVSNSIDENEINFTAPIILHGNYPNPFRDITSIRFSLKKENNICLEIFNLKGQKIRTLLDEILAAGEYSFFWKRKDNEQSPVCSGIYFYKISTSEQKIMKKMTLLK